Proteins found in one Schistocerca serialis cubense isolate TAMUIC-IGC-003099 chromosome 5, iqSchSeri2.2, whole genome shotgun sequence genomic segment:
- the LOC126480755 gene encoding isopentenyl-diphosphate Delta-isomerase 1 encodes MNTLKLFHTAAKVCNRRYSTAVHLRHLNHVQERALEDKCILVDNSDRMVGSATKRDCHLVGKDGNLLLHRAFSVFIFNSNKELLLQKRSSHKITFPNCLTNACCSHPLHNIPGEREEDGAIGVRRAAQRRLNQELGIPPEQATLDDLHYLTRIHYKADTGIWGEHEIDYILILHKDVDVNPNPEEISEISYVAREKFDDFMKSSVTPLTPWFHLIADKYLRLWWDNLNQLKQFQDHTTIHSFC; translated from the coding sequence ATGAATACGTTAAAATTATTCCACACAGCTGCTAAAGTATGCAACAGACGGTACTCAACCGCAGTACACTTAAGACATTTAAACCATGTACAGGAAAGAGCATTAGAAGATAAATGTATCTTAGTAGACAACAGTGACAGGATGGTTGGCAGTGCAACAAAACGTGATTGTCACCTTGTAGGGAAAGATGGAAACTTACTACTACATCGTGCATTTAGTGTATTTATCTTCAATTCGAATAAGGAATTATTGCTCCAGAAGCGTTCTTCCCATAAAATAACATTCccaaactgcctaacaaatgcatgTTGCAGTCATCCATTACATAACATTCCTGGAGAACGCGAAGAAGATGGGGCCATTGGAGTAAGACGTGCAGCTCAGCGGCGATTAAATCAAGAGTTAGGGATTCCCCCAGAACAGGCCACACTGGACGATTTGCATTATTTGACAAGGATACATTACAAGGCAGATACTGGCATATGGGGAGAACATGAGATAGATTATATCTTAATCCTACACAAAGATGTTGATGTTAATCCCAATCCAGAAGAAATAAGTGAAATAAGTTATGTTGCCAGAGAGAAATTCGATGATTTCATGAAGTCTTCAGTGACACCTTTGACTCCATGGTTTCATCTGATAGCTGACAAGTACTTGCGCCTGTGGTGGGACAATCTGAATCAGCTCAAGCAATTCCAGGATCATACAACAATTCATAGCTTTTGTTGA